One Sphingobacteruim zhuxiongii DNA window includes the following coding sequences:
- a CDS encoding TonB-dependent receptor, producing MKIIMIILVVTMVHVYATSYGQKVSINVKNETLMNILDEVQKQSGYDFLYNNKSIRKGKRVSLNMLNKDLRDVLDVILKDQNLSYEIDKNTVLIRPSAAVPNLLVRNNRTSESQSQQRTLSGLVTNAEGAILEGVSVLVKGTSTGTTTNSQGRYILAVPNNTISLVFSLVGYKPKEVELSQSNNLNVQLESDVSALEEAVVVAYGTQRKASIIGAITTVKTQDLKVPVAKISSSLAGQMAGVVSVQRSGEPGSGAAFWIRGVGSFGANNSPLILVDGIERQLDLVDPEDVESFSILKDATATAVYGVRGANGIVLVTTKRGRTLDKPVINARFERGVLSPTSLPKLANASQWIDYYNDINFEGANRYAFPQELKDLYVNNVDTDLYPNVDWMKEIFKENTTTDRLNVNVTGGGDKIKYYVSGSYIVENGIFKPEKSPNYDPSVNYDKVNFRSNVDIKLSPSTDLGLNLSNQYETKNRLGVDMGTMYEMVLHTTPIAIPTVYSDGTHAQPLVGQNPYYALNSRGFTQDFWNNAQSLLNITQDFSNLITPGLKANAKFSWDAFNGATLDKRKNPATYYATGRDADGNLILKKNADGSDYLSLARSNRGERAINFESSLMYDNVFADKHRVGGLFLFSMRQRTNNFPGDYIAAFPYRNMGVASRVTYSYANKYFIEGNFGYNGSENFAPGKRFGFFPSLALGYMISEESFFKEALPAVNMLKLRGSMGEIGNDQIGGDRRFAYNSEMAWTGGYHFGSTGQQWVGGIATGHPGNPNVSWESAIKKNIGFELGIWNKLTVIADYFFEKRDGIYILQENVPSVVGVNVKQYVNLGEMQNQGVDGSLEFMHNTENVTMRVRGNFTYNRNKKLYDDKPTPIWDYQSEVGQRLYQQRGLISLGLFESYDEIANSPEQKFSTVKPGDIKYQDINGDGIIDSYDVVAIGDTHIPEINYGFGASVGYKGFDLSAFFHGVNNVTRVIGGGPLYGSSGNILVYGQIYSDVADKRWSARNPDRNAEYPRLSMVENRNNTQSSTFWQRDMSFLRLKNLEFGYNFPKSWIEPIKLSSLRLYIQGQNVFTFSKFKLWDPELDTSYGGIYPQMRVFNFGLNVIL from the coding sequence ATGAAGATAATAATGATAATCTTAGTCGTAACCATGGTACATGTATATGCTACTAGTTATGGTCAGAAAGTTTCTATCAATGTTAAGAATGAAACATTGATGAATATTCTGGACGAAGTGCAAAAGCAGTCTGGTTACGACTTTTTGTATAACAATAAGAGCATCCGCAAAGGTAAGCGCGTTTCGCTCAATATGTTAAATAAGGACCTTAGGGACGTCTTGGATGTGATCTTAAAGGATCAGAATCTAAGTTATGAAATTGATAAAAATACTGTATTGATTCGTCCTTCGGCAGCTGTACCTAATCTGCTCGTTCGGAATAATCGCACCTCGGAGAGTCAAAGTCAACAACGCACTTTATCGGGGCTAGTCACCAACGCCGAAGGTGCGATATTGGAAGGAGTGAGTGTGCTCGTCAAAGGCACTTCCACAGGGACGACGACGAATAGTCAAGGGCGTTACATATTAGCTGTTCCAAACAATACTATCTCATTGGTCTTCTCGCTTGTCGGGTATAAGCCGAAGGAAGTTGAGTTGAGCCAAAGCAATAACTTGAATGTACAGTTAGAGTCTGATGTTTCGGCGCTTGAAGAGGCGGTGGTTGTTGCCTATGGTACGCAGCGTAAAGCAAGTATCATTGGCGCGATTACCACGGTGAAAACGCAGGATTTAAAAGTTCCTGTAGCGAAGATTTCGAGTAGCTTAGCTGGGCAAATGGCTGGCGTTGTATCGGTTCAACGTTCAGGTGAACCAGGTTCAGGGGCTGCGTTTTGGATTCGTGGGGTTGGGAGCTTTGGCGCTAATAATAGTCCGTTAATATTAGTGGACGGTATTGAGCGTCAATTGGATTTGGTAGATCCCGAAGATGTCGAGTCTTTTTCAATTCTAAAAGACGCGACGGCAACAGCAGTGTATGGCGTTCGAGGAGCGAATGGCATTGTCCTTGTTACGACCAAACGCGGTCGTACGCTTGACAAACCCGTCATCAATGCGCGTTTTGAACGTGGTGTATTGAGTCCGACTAGTCTACCAAAATTAGCAAACGCTTCTCAATGGATTGACTATTACAACGACATTAATTTTGAAGGGGCCAATCGCTATGCTTTCCCACAAGAACTGAAAGATCTTTATGTAAATAATGTCGATACTGACCTGTATCCGAATGTCGATTGGATGAAGGAGATCTTCAAAGAGAATACAACGACTGATCGTCTGAACGTCAATGTAACCGGTGGAGGTGATAAGATCAAATACTATGTTTCTGGATCGTACATTGTTGAAAATGGGATTTTTAAGCCTGAGAAAAGTCCAAACTATGATCCTTCTGTCAATTATGACAAAGTGAACTTTCGATCAAATGTCGATATTAAGTTAAGCCCATCGACTGATTTGGGATTAAATCTATCGAATCAATATGAAACGAAAAATCGCTTAGGAGTCGATATGGGTACCATGTATGAAATGGTATTACATACCACGCCTATTGCTATTCCTACCGTATATTCTGATGGGACTCATGCACAACCTTTAGTTGGTCAAAACCCATACTATGCATTGAATAGCCGTGGTTTTACACAAGACTTTTGGAATAATGCACAATCCCTGTTAAATATTACACAAGACTTCAGTAATCTAATAACGCCAGGTTTGAAAGCAAACGCAAAATTCTCTTGGGATGCTTTTAATGGAGCAACATTGGATAAACGAAAGAACCCAGCTACTTACTATGCTACGGGAAGAGATGCGGATGGTAATTTAATTCTCAAGAAGAATGCCGATGGTTCGGACTACCTAAGCTTGGCTCGTTCAAATAGAGGTGAGCGTGCTATCAATTTTGAATCATCTCTAATGTACGATAATGTGTTTGCGGATAAACATCGTGTGGGTGGTTTGTTTCTATTCAGCATGCGTCAGCGCACGAATAATTTTCCAGGGGATTATATCGCGGCATTCCCTTATCGGAACATGGGGGTCGCATCAAGGGTTACCTATAGTTACGCGAACAAATATTTTATTGAAGGAAACTTTGGCTACAATGGCTCAGAAAACTTCGCTCCAGGAAAGCGATTTGGATTCTTCCCTTCTTTAGCATTGGGCTATATGATTTCTGAGGAATCATTTTTCAAAGAAGCTCTACCTGCAGTCAATATGTTAAAGCTACGTGGGTCGATGGGAGAAATTGGAAATGATCAGATTGGAGGGGATCGACGCTTCGCCTATAATTCAGAAATGGCATGGACTGGAGGCTATCATTTTGGTAGTACAGGGCAGCAATGGGTTGGCGGAATTGCTACTGGACATCCCGGAAATCCTAATGTATCTTGGGAAAGCGCTATTAAGAAGAATATCGGATTTGAACTCGGTATCTGGAATAAGCTTACCGTGATAGCAGATTATTTTTTCGAAAAACGTGATGGTATTTACATACTACAAGAGAATGTTCCATCGGTGGTTGGTGTGAATGTGAAGCAATATGTAAATCTGGGTGAGATGCAAAATCAAGGTGTTGATGGATCGTTAGAATTTATGCATAATACAGAGAATGTGACAATGCGTGTCCGTGGAAATTTCACGTATAACAGAAATAAGAAGTTATATGACGATAAACCGACTCCTATCTGGGATTACCAATCTGAAGTAGGGCAACGATTGTATCAGCAACGCGGACTAATTTCATTGGGATTATTCGAATCCTATGATGAAATAGCGAATAGTCCAGAACAAAAGTTCTCCACTGTAAAACCAGGGGATATTAAGTATCAAGATATTAATGGAGATGGTATCATCGATTCTTATGATGTGGTCGCAATTGGCGATACGCATATTCCAGAAATTAACTATGGTTTTGGTGCGAGTGTCGGCTATAAAGGTTTTGATCTTTCGGCATTCTTCCATGGAGTGAATAATGTGACACGAGTAATCGGCGGAGGCCCTCTTTATGGTTCGAGTGGAAATATATTGGTGTATGGACAGATCTATTCGGATGTAGCCGACAAGCGTTGGTCTGCACGAAACCCCGATCGAAATGCTGAGTATCCGAGGTTGTCAATGGTGGAGAATCGGAACAATACGCAATCCTCAACATTCTGGCAACGCGACATGAGTTTTCTACGCTTGAAAAATTTAGAGTTCGGATATAACTTTCCAAAAAGCTGGATAGAACCTATTAAGCTTTCCTCTTTACGCCTATATATTCAAGGGCAAAATGTATTTACTTTCAGCAAGTTTAAGCTTTGGGATCCGGAGCTCGATACTTCTTATGGAGGAATCTATCCACAGATGCGAGTTTTCAATTTTGGTTTGAACGTGATTTTATAA
- a CDS encoding DUF1735 domain-containing protein, translated as MRNKLKQYLLILCSLITFAHFYACEDTLLNNMVDDRVYLLKSGLNETQVYNFDQATAKVIVVKSGVGQTERKVRLDVSPNVLSAYNTANLTDYKALPTSVYTLQAGELNIPTDSREAVFEFIIDVVKYRAALANEPGVTFVIPCEVTNLNPGERDSAKMQTLVLPTIIEPYIYFSNPGFRTENNDITSKSQDILHFINKIEINYPANGAVQYTLGIPANSSSLIAEYNATHSSNYVMLPTDAVSLQTTGEIIQGVNYGNYTFQILKSKLANKYGKYLLPLKIEQVSQSKIHPTDNIVLIPFNYYE; from the coding sequence ATGAGAAACAAATTAAAGCAGTATTTACTAATACTATGTAGCCTGATCACGTTTGCACATTTTTATGCCTGCGAGGATACCTTGCTAAATAATATGGTAGACGATCGTGTCTACTTACTGAAGTCTGGTTTGAACGAAACACAGGTTTACAATTTTGATCAAGCGACTGCGAAAGTGATTGTCGTGAAATCCGGTGTAGGACAGACGGAGAGAAAGGTGCGCCTTGACGTTAGCCCCAATGTCTTATCGGCTTACAATACAGCTAATCTAACCGATTATAAAGCGCTTCCAACTTCTGTGTATACACTACAGGCGGGCGAGCTTAATATACCTACTGATTCGCGAGAAGCTGTATTTGAATTTATAATCGATGTAGTGAAATATCGTGCAGCCTTAGCGAATGAACCAGGTGTTACTTTTGTGATTCCTTGTGAGGTCACCAATCTAAACCCTGGAGAACGGGATTCCGCAAAAATGCAAACCTTAGTGCTGCCGACGATTATAGAACCATATATCTATTTCAGTAATCCAGGCTTCAGAACAGAGAATAATGACATTACATCGAAATCACAAGATATACTACATTTTATCAATAAAATTGAAATCAATTATCCCGCGAACGGAGCTGTTCAATATACCTTAGGTATTCCCGCCAACAGTTCAAGTTTGATTGCCGAATACAATGCTACCCATAGTTCGAATTACGTGATGCTACCAACAGATGCTGTTTCACTGCAAACTACCGGGGAGATTATTCAAGGTGTAAATTATGGGAATTATACGTTTCAAATTTTGAAAAGTAAGCTTGCCAATAAGTATGGAAAATACTTGTTGCCGCTAAAAATAGAGCAGGTTTCTCAAAGCAAAATACACCCGACTGATAACATTGTACTTATACCATTTAACTACTATGAATAG
- a CDS encoding transposase, translating to MKKSKFSEHQIVSILKEYESGKSTRDICREHGITSSTFYQWKQKYGGMDAQHLKELKALQEENSRLKRMFADLSLDHRILKDIIEKKL from the coding sequence ATGAAGAAGAGCAAATTTTCAGAGCATCAGATTGTCAGTATTCTAAAGGAATATGAATCCGGTAAATCGACACGCGACATTTGTCGGGAACATGGTATTACATCATCCACTTTCTATCAATGGAAGCAAAAGTATGGCGGTATGGATGCCCAGCATTTGAAAGAGTTGAAAGCATTACAAGAAGAAAATAGCCGTTTAAAGCGAATGTTTGCTGATTTGAGCTTGGATCATCGTATTTTAAAAGACATCATTGAAAAAAAGCTTTAA
- a CDS encoding response regulator transcription factor, translated as MKDLICVGLVDDDFLIVDLLKRFLEQQDNIQVDFAVISAQNAIELLEQCKQVPDLLLIDLKMEGMDGIAFCQYLKEHFPSIATIIVSSHYQDHFLGYMMKLGAAAFVAKGLSPTLLLRVIEEVHRNGFYLLPEQVQLLREQLPSSLPAPSLNPENLSQREIEVLKLIAEQKTAKEIAETLFITARTVEGHKNNLFVKTGTKNIAGLVLYAIQKKIIDPNEIFLNNPLGNNT; from the coding sequence ATGAAAGACTTAATATGTGTTGGATTAGTTGATGATGATTTTTTAATTGTTGACTTATTAAAAAGATTTTTGGAGCAACAGGATAATATCCAAGTAGATTTTGCAGTTATTTCAGCTCAAAACGCTATTGAGCTTTTGGAGCAATGCAAACAAGTACCCGATCTTTTATTGATCGATCTAAAAATGGAAGGCATGGATGGGATTGCTTTTTGTCAATATTTAAAGGAGCATTTTCCTAGCATCGCTACCATTATTGTATCCTCCCATTATCAGGATCATTTCCTAGGATACATGATGAAATTGGGTGCTGCCGCTTTTGTTGCGAAGGGCTTATCTCCGACCTTGCTCCTACGAGTTATCGAAGAAGTTCACCGAAATGGATTTTATTTACTCCCTGAGCAAGTGCAATTACTTCGTGAGCAGCTTCCAAGTTCTCTGCCTGCACCCAGCTTAAACCCAGAGAATCTATCACAAAGAGAAATAGAGGTGCTGAAACTTATTGCGGAACAAAAAACAGCTAAAGAAATCGCAGAAACCTTATTTATAACCGCACGTACTGTGGAAGGCCATAAAAACAATCTTTTCGTAAAAACTGGAACAAAAAATATTGCCGGTTTAGTCTTATACGCCATCCAAAAAAAGATCATCGACCCGAATGAAATCTTTCTGAATAACCCTTTAGGTAATAATACCTAA
- a CDS encoding RagB/SusD family nutrient uptake outer membrane protein, protein MKRFIYTTILLLSLLALGSCDKYLEVELQNQMTMDEVFNKRQTTEAYLAQVYGYLPDESDMVSGEGGMVPLSDEALFSWLAWVPWININSGSWGTTTSDYQVWAHNYRGINQATIFMNNVDKNVELGQGTKDAMKAEARFLRAYFYFCLLRRYGPVYIWGDQDSDVKIKSEEIDRHTLSYNVEFILSEYEKAIAVLPTRITDQAWMGRLTKGAAMAAKGELLLYMARPLFNGAKFLTGLKNKDGENLFPQVADPNKWELAAQAAKDVIDLNQYALYEDKTETDPMRKAIKSYSGVFFEEWNSEIIWGRWINSGYAYNVRSAPPRVVKEGYGGFSPSLKLVDSYPMAETGRFPVTGYQTNGAPIVDARSGYSETGFTENFTHPIDNYAPIKAHNSIVGRDARFYASVLANGMYWINTFQGRKLVTFFTGGTSSYTQTGDCVKTGYLWRRMSDPTNDIEEGKWGQFSWSYFRLGEIYLNYAEACNEKPNRNEAEALKYVNLIRKRSGLNNLEEAYPEVKGNKDLLRELLRKERMVELAFENHRYHDVRTWMIAEKELNESFFTRNLASTSFEGSWTRTNAIFPGKRLFQLKHYFFPIHQDQLSEMSNLTQNYGW, encoded by the coding sequence ATGAAAAGATTTATTTATACAACAATATTACTTCTATCACTACTGGCGCTAGGTTCCTGTGATAAATATTTGGAAGTAGAACTTCAGAATCAAATGACGATGGATGAGGTCTTTAACAAGCGACAGACGACAGAAGCTTATCTAGCGCAAGTGTATGGTTATCTTCCCGACGAGAGTGATATGGTCTCTGGAGAAGGAGGGATGGTTCCATTGAGTGACGAAGCTCTTTTCTCTTGGCTTGCTTGGGTTCCATGGATTAATATCAATAGCGGATCCTGGGGAACGACAACATCGGACTATCAAGTATGGGCACATAATTATCGAGGTATCAATCAGGCTACGATCTTTATGAATAACGTTGATAAGAACGTCGAACTCGGTCAGGGGACCAAGGATGCGATGAAAGCAGAAGCACGCTTTTTACGCGCCTACTTTTATTTTTGTCTGTTGCGTCGATATGGACCAGTATACATTTGGGGTGATCAAGATTCTGATGTGAAAATTAAATCCGAAGAGATCGATCGACATACACTTTCCTATAATGTTGAATTCATCCTTTCTGAATATGAGAAGGCTATTGCCGTGCTACCTACACGCATTACTGATCAAGCTTGGATGGGACGCCTGACCAAAGGAGCCGCCATGGCAGCGAAGGGCGAATTGCTTTTGTATATGGCTAGACCGTTATTCAATGGTGCTAAATTCTTAACAGGGCTAAAGAATAAAGATGGTGAGAATTTGTTTCCACAAGTGGCTGATCCAAATAAATGGGAGCTTGCTGCACAAGCTGCAAAAGACGTAATCGATTTAAATCAGTACGCCTTGTACGAAGACAAAACAGAGACTGACCCGATGCGAAAGGCAATAAAATCATACTCAGGCGTCTTTTTTGAAGAATGGAATTCAGAAATTATTTGGGGACGTTGGATTAATTCAGGTTATGCTTACAATGTCAGGTCAGCTCCTCCACGTGTAGTGAAAGAAGGTTATGGAGGATTTTCACCATCATTAAAACTTGTAGACAGTTATCCTATGGCAGAGACAGGTCGTTTTCCTGTTACGGGGTATCAAACGAATGGCGCGCCTATCGTCGACGCGAGGTCGGGTTATTCTGAGACCGGCTTTACAGAGAATTTTACACATCCGATCGATAACTATGCACCTATTAAAGCACATAATTCCATTGTGGGACGAGATGCACGTTTCTACGCTTCCGTTTTGGCAAACGGGATGTATTGGATCAATACTTTCCAAGGACGGAAGTTAGTCACTTTTTTTACGGGAGGAACCTCTTCTTATACCCAAACTGGGGACTGCGTAAAAACTGGCTATTTATGGCGTCGCATGAGTGATCCGACGAACGACATCGAGGAAGGAAAATGGGGACAGTTTTCGTGGTCTTACTTCAGACTGGGCGAAATCTACTTGAACTATGCAGAAGCTTGCAATGAGAAACCAAATCGCAATGAAGCCGAAGCACTTAAATATGTGAATCTGATTCGTAAACGTTCAGGCTTAAATAATCTTGAAGAAGCCTATCCAGAGGTTAAGGGTAACAAAGATTTATTGCGCGAGCTCTTGCGTAAAGAACGTATGGTGGAGTTGGCATTTGAAAATCACCGATATCATGATGTGAGAACTTGGATGATTGCAGAAAAGGAATTGAATGAGTCATTTTTTACTAGAAATCTAGCGTCTACTAGCTTCGAAGGTTCTTGGACAAGAACCAATGCGATATTCCCTGGCAAGCGCTTGTTTCAACTGAAACACTACTTTTTCCCAATTCATCAAGATCAGTTGAGTGAAATGAGTAATCTGACGCAAAATTATGGTTGGTAA
- a CDS encoding IS3 family transposase → MIEGVIEAEGISIHRACKIVCMSRSMYYYAHKKDDQIIIDKLMDLSTKYPTRGFETYFGKIRMEGLLWNRKRVLRVYRNINLKLRVKRKRRLPARIKERLFVPGSINDTWSIDFMSDSLANGRRFRVINIIDDYNREALLNEAYYSIPATRLVQKIQELLLHRAKPKRIRTDNGPEFIAKVFKDFCSDHGIEIQYIQPGKPAQNAYIERFNRTFREDVLDAYLFESISHVNALAYEWQIDYNSNHPHKALNGLSPWLYAEEQLVS, encoded by the coding sequence CTGATTGAAGGTGTAATTGAAGCGGAAGGGATCAGTATCCATAGAGCCTGCAAAATTGTTTGCATGAGTCGTAGTATGTACTACTATGCTCATAAAAAAGATGACCAGATCATTATTGATAAACTGATGGATCTCTCAACGAAATATCCTACACGAGGATTTGAAACTTACTTTGGTAAGATCCGAATGGAGGGTCTTCTATGGAATCGAAAAAGAGTGCTTCGTGTATATCGTAATATTAATTTAAAGCTTAGAGTGAAGCGAAAACGACGCCTACCAGCTAGAATCAAAGAACGATTATTTGTTCCAGGTTCCATTAATGACACCTGGTCGATCGATTTCATGAGCGATTCTCTAGCTAATGGGAGAAGGTTTAGAGTTATCAATATTATTGATGATTATAATCGAGAAGCCTTACTTAACGAAGCATATTATTCTATTCCTGCAACAAGGCTGGTGCAAAAAATACAAGAATTACTGTTACACAGAGCAAAACCAAAGCGTATCAGAACAGATAATGGACCAGAATTTATAGCTAAAGTTTTCAAAGATTTTTGTAGCGATCATGGAATAGAAATACAATATATCCAACCTGGCAAGCCTGCTCAAAATGCTTATATTGAGCGCTTCAATCGTACATTCAGAGAAGATGTGTTAGACGCTTATTTATTTGAATCAATCAGCCACGTAAATGCACTGGCCTATGAATGGCAGATTGATTACAATAGTAATCATCCTCACAAAGCTTTAAATGGATTAAGCCCATGGTTATACGCTGAAGAACAATTGGTTTCTTAA
- a CDS encoding 3-keto-disaccharide hydrolase → MKAIKFKILTLCMLIILGGEAFAQKPLEKGFTYLFDGKNLDAWQGNTKEYVLEDQCIVMKPTQEMGGNLYTKQTFDNFILRFEFLLTPGANNGLGIRHDIVSNDKGYSGMELQILDNEDPQYKDLKAYQYHGSVYGIAPAKRGFLKKPGEWNTEEVIANGDEITVKVNGEVILRTKLTEALKGKSADSYMPAVLNKSGHIAFLGHGTVVKFRNIRVKSLKSK, encoded by the coding sequence ATGAAAGCAATTAAGTTTAAAATATTGACGCTTTGCATGCTCATTATACTAGGTGGGGAAGCATTCGCTCAAAAGCCATTAGAAAAAGGTTTTACTTATTTATTCGATGGGAAAAACCTCGATGCATGGCAAGGTAATACAAAAGAATACGTATTGGAGGATCAATGTATTGTGATGAAACCTACTCAAGAAATGGGTGGTAATCTGTATACTAAGCAAACCTTTGATAATTTTATATTACGTTTTGAGTTTTTATTAACACCAGGTGCTAATAATGGACTGGGTATTCGACACGATATTGTTTCTAATGATAAAGGGTATTCAGGAATGGAGCTACAAATCTTAGACAATGAGGATCCGCAGTATAAAGATCTAAAAGCGTATCAATATCATGGATCTGTATACGGCATAGCGCCAGCAAAGCGTGGGTTTTTAAAAAAACCAGGCGAGTGGAATACCGAAGAAGTGATCGCAAATGGAGATGAAATTACCGTGAAAGTTAATGGCGAAGTTATTTTAAGAACAAAGCTGACGGAAGCGTTGAAAGGCAAGTCTGCTGACAGTTATATGCCTGCAGTATTAAATAAATCTGGACATATTGCATTTCTGGGCCACGGTACAGTCGTGAAGTTTAGAAATATTCGCGTCAAATCTTTAAAATCGAAGTAG
- a CDS encoding sensor histidine kinase, translated as MALWEKQETLALWFIAIIIFVGLLLSVSLFVIYKGIQSKFQQKLRDQRIKHEHEVDLREATLFNQEKERKRFAQDLHDAIIGKLTILRISIPLGISQEQMDSYLQDCIDSSRQLSHDLYPPLLNETELTDQLCSQINRYKLQFNIALTHDKRCAEDFHSAVKLHILRIVQELCTNTIKHAHATQIDFHLRLTSNGLCIKYSDNGLGMKDNSIKGIGLKSIHDRILQIGGLLKIRNVNKGFSCLIVLKK; from the coding sequence GTGGCGTTATGGGAAAAGCAAGAAACCTTAGCCCTCTGGTTTATCGCAATTATCATTTTTGTTGGCCTACTATTATCGGTTTCTTTATTTGTTATTTACAAGGGAATCCAAAGCAAATTTCAACAAAAACTCCGCGATCAGCGGATAAAACACGAACATGAAGTAGACCTTCGCGAGGCTACCTTATTTAACCAGGAAAAAGAACGTAAGCGCTTTGCTCAAGATCTCCATGATGCCATTATTGGAAAGCTCACCATTTTGAGAATATCCATTCCGCTAGGGATCAGCCAAGAACAGATGGACAGTTATTTGCAAGATTGCATAGATAGTTCCAGGCAATTGTCCCATGATTTGTATCCTCCCTTATTAAATGAAACTGAATTGACGGATCAATTATGTAGTCAGATAAATCGCTATAAATTACAGTTCAACATAGCGTTGACCCATGATAAAAGATGCGCTGAAGATTTCCATAGCGCGGTTAAATTACATATTCTACGTATTGTTCAAGAACTTTGCACAAATACGATAAAACATGCTCACGCTACGCAAATAGACTTCCATTTAAGACTAACGAGTAATGGTCTATGTATAAAATACAGCGACAATGGATTAGGAATGAAAGATAATAGTATCAAAGGTATTGGGCTTAAAAGCATACATGATCGCATCCTTCAAATCGGAGGGTTATTGAAAATAAGGAATGTTAACAAAGGATTTAGCTGTTTAATTGTACTCAAAAAATGA
- a CDS encoding Gfo/Idh/MocA family protein, which translates to MNRRSFINNLSVCGASLTLSPTLFSFTKAPEKKIRFALIGKGGMGSADCNTALRVPQAELIAVCDIYKPRLAAAKKEWGEHLKLESNYKNILADPTIDAVIIATPDHWHQRIAVDALNSGKHVYCEKPIIHKRSEAKALIKAQKQSGKIFQMGTQGVSSVGIQLAKVLLESGIIGPLNFVDARFSSAPGMLNSFQAPAEATPTNLWWDQFIGEAPKQAFTPQRFFAWRNWSDYGTGLAGDLFVHVLASIHYITGCKQPKKVYSDGDILYYNDGSRDTPDLIYSLFDYTMPDEKSHFKVSLGANVLDGVSKQWGSTDFSMIGLKGTMRVTWDTVTIKTHGTVNTEGLEERLAQLPGFGAMRKISDYEVQFSANPEYPDAHFLHFQNFFHAIRDKSESVAPVEFGVYASSAALMSFESQMKKQII; encoded by the coding sequence ATGAATAGACGATCTTTTATTAATAACCTCAGTGTATGCGGGGCATCTTTGACACTGAGCCCAACGCTGTTTAGCTTTACAAAAGCCCCAGAAAAAAAGATTCGATTTGCACTCATTGGAAAAGGAGGGATGGGTTCTGCAGATTGTAATACTGCACTTCGTGTGCCTCAAGCAGAATTAATAGCAGTTTGTGATATTTATAAGCCACGATTAGCCGCAGCGAAGAAAGAATGGGGGGAGCATCTAAAATTGGAAAGCAACTATAAAAATATTCTTGCCGATCCAACGATAGACGCTGTGATTATAGCGACGCCAGACCATTGGCATCAACGAATTGCTGTCGATGCTTTAAACAGTGGTAAGCACGTGTATTGTGAAAAGCCAATTATACATAAGCGCTCAGAAGCAAAAGCCCTAATAAAGGCACAGAAACAAAGTGGAAAGATTTTTCAGATGGGTACACAAGGAGTTTCTTCAGTGGGAATTCAACTTGCCAAGGTACTGCTGGAAAGCGGTATTATTGGGCCGTTGAATTTTGTGGATGCGCGGTTTTCCTCTGCGCCAGGAATGTTGAATAGCTTTCAAGCGCCTGCAGAAGCCACTCCAACAAATCTTTGGTGGGATCAGTTTATTGGTGAGGCTCCCAAGCAAGCATTTACGCCACAGCGTTTCTTTGCATGGCGAAATTGGAGTGACTATGGAACTGGCCTTGCAGGCGATCTATTCGTCCATGTTTTAGCGAGCATCCACTACATTACGGGCTGTAAGCAGCCAAAGAAAGTGTATTCGGACGGTGATATATTATATTACAACGATGGCAGTCGAGATACGCCAGACTTGATTTATTCACTATTCGACTATACAATGCCGGATGAGAAAAGCCACTTTAAGGTTTCGCTAGGAGCCAACGTTTTAGATGGAGTATCTAAGCAATGGGGAAGTACAGATTTTTCGATGATTGGGCTAAAAGGCACTATGCGCGTGACTTGGGATACTGTAACTATAAAAACGCATGGTACAGTAAACACGGAAGGATTGGAAGAACGATTAGCTCAGCTTCCAGGCTTTGGTGCGATGAGGAAAATCTCCGATTACGAAGTTCAATTCTCTGCAAATCCGGAATATCCAGATGCGCATTTTTTACATTTTCAAAATTTCTTTCATGCAATCCGTGATAAAAGTGAGAGCGTCGCACCTGTAGAGTTTGGTGTTTATGCTTCATCTGCGGCATTGATGAGTTTTGAAAGTCAAATGAAAAAACAAATAATATAA